One Bombina bombina isolate aBomBom1 chromosome 5, aBomBom1.pri, whole genome shotgun sequence DNA segment encodes these proteins:
- the CHMP5 gene encoding charged multivesicular body protein 5: protein MNRLFGKSKPKVPPPNLTDCIGSVDGRAESIDKKISRLDAELVKYKDQMKKMREGPSKNMVKQKAMRVLKQKRMYEQQRDNLNQQSFNMEQANYTIQTLKDTKTTVEAMKIGAKEMKKAYKQVKIDQIEDLQDQLEDMMEDANEIQEAMSRSYGTPEIDEDDLEAELDALGDELLLDEDSSYLDEAASAPAIPEGVPSDSKNKDGVLVDEFGLPQIPAT from the exons atgaacagactATTCGGCAAATCGAAGCCTAAAGTGCCGCCACCCAACCTCACTGACTGTATCGGGAGT GTTGACGGCAGAGCAGAGTCAATAGACAAGAAAATCTCACGGCTTGATGCAGAACTGGTTAAGTATAAGGATCAAATGAAAAAGATGCGAGAAGGACCATCTAAG AATATGGTGAAACAGAAGGCCATGCGTGTGCTGAAGCAGAAAAGAAT GTATGAGCAGCAGAGAGATAATCTAAACCAACAATCTTTTAACATGGAACAGGCAAATTATACCATTCAGACACTAAAAGACACAAAAACAACG GTGGAAGCCATGAAAATAGGTGCAAAAGAAATGAAGAAAGCATACAAGCAAGTCAAAATCGACCAAATAGAG GATTTGCAAGATCAGTTAGAAGATATGATGGAAGATGCAAATGAAATCCAGGAAGCAATGAGCCGCAGTTATGGAACACCAGAAATTGATGAAGATGACCTTGAGGCTG AGCTTGATGCGCTAGGAGATGAACTTTTGTTGGATGAGGACAGCTCCTATTTGGACGAAGCAGCTTCAGCTCCAGCAATCCCAGAAGGAGTTCCCAGCGACTCAAAAAACAAG GATGGCGTTCTGGTGGATGAATTTGGGCTACCACAAATCCCTGCTACATAA